The following coding sequences lie in one Thermodesulforhabdaceae bacterium genomic window:
- a CDS encoding DsrE/DsrF/DrsH-like family protein: MEEKEKTGCTFICARDTYDGAIPPLILSINARRLGMDATVFFTFMGINVIKKNGAKKCKFIPPGFMGAIPGMAAIATKMMKKKMDAAGIPSLEELIEMAQMEGVKFVACKMTVDMMELKESDFIDGVSIQTAEEYLKHASKCQINMFI, translated from the coding sequence ATGGAAGAAAAAGAAAAAACAGGGTGCACTTTCATTTGTGCGAGAGATACCTATGACGGTGCAATTCCTCCTCTTATTCTTTCAATTAATGCTCGTCGTCTTGGTATGGACGCTACCGTCTTTTTTACTTTCATGGGTATTAATGTAATCAAAAAAAATGGTGCTAAAAAATGTAAATTTATTCCCCCTGGTTTTATGGGAGCCATTCCAGGCATGGCAGCTATAGCTACCAAGATGATGAAGAAAAAAATGGATGCAGCAGGCATACCATCTCTTGAAGAGTTAATTGAAATGGCTCAGATGGAAGGTGTTAAGTTTGTTGCTTGTAAGATGACGGTTGATATGATGGAGTTAAAAGAAAGTGATTTTATTGATGGAGTAAGTATTCAAACTGCCGAAGAATATTTAAAACACGCAAGTAAGTGTCAAATTAACATGTTTATTTAA
- a CDS encoding HNH endonuclease, whose protein sequence is MSEYYFLVSVTPEFIKKEKEKARALRKTRWWQRKISKGHCYYCGAAVPPNELTMDHIVPLVRGGRSTKSNIVPACKSCNNKKKYWLPCEWEDYLSNTTQAKKVHENGTAQDRAGQSREMS, encoded by the coding sequence ATGAGTGAATATTACTTTCTTGTAAGTGTTACACCCGAGTTTATAAAAAAGGAAAAAGAAAAGGCTAGAGCTTTAAGAAAGACAAGATGGTGGCAGCGCAAGATATCTAAAGGACATTGCTACTACTGCGGTGCCGCTGTCCCACCAAATGAATTGACGATGGATCACATTGTCCCATTAGTTAGGGGAGGACGTTCAACCAAGTCCAATATTGTGCCAGCCTGCAAAAGCTGTAACAACAAAAAGAAATATTGGTTACCCTGTGAATGGGAAGATTATTTGTCAAACACAACGCAAGCGAAAAAGGTTCATGAAAATGGAACGGCTCAAGATAGGGCAGGTCAATCACGAGAAATGTCGTGA
- the thpR gene encoding RNA 2',3'-cyclic phosphodiesterase, translating to MIRTFIAIDLPESVKKDLKTLQNSLIPSATKEIRWVNPEGIHLTLKFLGDVELNRISEIEAVIADISKQHKPFELTPQGCGVFPSWKSIRVIWVGLVGDLDPLKALYAEIEERLEHLGFARENREFTPHLTIGRAKNISRSEKLSQTLAKFTTFKSSPFVVDEIVLFKSTLTPSRAIYQKLSSASFDLPSSHDKNI from the coding sequence ATGATACGAACTTTTATAGCCATTGACCTTCCGGAAAGCGTCAAGAAAGATCTAAAAACTCTCCAAAATTCTCTAATACCTTCTGCCACCAAAGAAATTCGATGGGTAAACCCGGAAGGTATTCACCTTACTCTGAAGTTTCTTGGCGACGTGGAGTTAAATCGCATATCGGAAATTGAAGCGGTTATCGCCGATATTTCAAAGCAACATAAACCTTTCGAACTTACGCCTCAGGGTTGTGGAGTTTTCCCTTCCTGGAAATCTATAAGGGTTATATGGGTAGGGCTGGTAGGCGATTTAGATCCTCTCAAGGCTCTTTATGCAGAAATTGAAGAAAGACTTGAACACCTTGGATTTGCCAGAGAAAATCGGGAATTTACCCCACATCTCACGATAGGAAGGGCCAAAAACATTTCTCGAAGTGAAAAACTTAGCCAGACACTAGCTAAGTTTACAACTTTCAAATCATCCCCATTTGTCGTTGATGAAATTGTCCTTTTTAAGAGCACGCTCACTCCTTCCAGAGCAATTTACCAAAAACTTTCATCCGCTAGTTTCGATCTCCCAAGCTCGCATGACAAAAATATTTGA
- a CDS encoding chalcone isomerase family protein, with protein MKRVIDVQIVLTIIIGTLLFAFSLAVAKEFKGVNFPDSIKIGNETCLLNGVGIRKKMMIEGYYAGLYIKTPSKNAKEVISSDEPKAVLIHVVYKEIPADKWQEGWKEGFAITAPQAQGELKKQIEQFIGFFNEPIKKGEQILISYDPAKGTEIIIKGKSKGVLLGKEFMQALWGIWFGDKPASAELKAGMLGESK; from the coding sequence ATGAAAAGAGTAATTGACGTTCAAATTGTTCTTACGATTATCATCGGAACACTACTTTTCGCCTTTTCACTGGCAGTAGCTAAAGAATTTAAAGGTGTAAATTTTCCTGACTCCATAAAAATAGGAAATGAGACATGCCTGCTTAACGGAGTCGGCATAAGAAAAAAGATGATGATCGAAGGATACTACGCAGGCTTATACATCAAAACCCCCAGTAAAAACGCTAAGGAAGTTATATCATCCGACGAACCTAAGGCCGTTTTGATTCATGTGGTTTATAAGGAAATCCCCGCCGACAAGTGGCAAGAAGGTTGGAAAGAAGGTTTTGCCATTACGGCACCTCAGGCACAAGGTGAACTTAAAAAGCAAATCGAACAATTTATTGGATTCTTTAATGAACCAATAAAAAAGGGAGAGCAGATTTTAATAAGTTATGATCCCGCGAAAGGAACCGAGATTATAATAAAAGGGAAATCCAAGGGAGTATTACTAGGAAAAGAATTTATGCAAGCTCTATGGGGCATATGGTTTGGAGATAAACCCGCCTCAGCAGAGTTAAAAGCTGGTATGTTAGGTGAGTCGAAATGA
- a CDS encoding CinA family protein, protein MIIEKSHMETLSTLVGKIGNLLKARGWKLCIAESCTGGLLGGFITSISGASDYFDRGFITYSNEAKIELLGVSAQAIETFGAVSDVVAREMAEGALKHSRANVSISITGIAGPTGGTPHKPVGTVYIACAIPEGVKVKHFKFDGNREEIRRQSVEAALVLLWEEIQT, encoded by the coding sequence TTGATAATTGAAAAAAGTCATATGGAGACACTTTCCACACTAGTAGGAAAAATTGGAAATTTGCTAAAAGCCAGGGGATGGAAGCTTTGTATAGCCGAGTCGTGCACAGGAGGGTTGCTTGGAGGATTTATTACATCCATTTCTGGAGCATCTGATTATTTTGACCGAGGTTTTATAACTTACAGTAATGAAGCCAAAATTGAGCTTCTTGGCGTATCAGCTCAAGCCATTGAGACTTTCGGAGCTGTAAGCGATGTAGTGGCTCGAGAAATGGCTGAGGGAGCTCTAAAGCATTCACGAGCCAATGTAAGCATTAGCATAACAGGAATAGCTGGCCCCACAGGGGGCACCCCCCATAAACCTGTGGGCACTGTTTATATCGCCTGTGCAATTCCAGAAGGCGTTAAGGTTAAACACTTTAAATTTGACGGAAACCGCGAAGAAATTCGCCGCCAATCGGTTGAAGCAGCATTGGTGCTACTATGGGAAGAAATTCAAACATGA
- a CDS encoding endonuclease V yields the protein MRLALALKLQQKLAKKVIICPFEKLTYPSAKSPSSLLIAATDLGIRKDSFTAAIAVYELTIHPDRSPKLNLVEETVHVGDAKSIRFPYVPGFLSFREIPPLLQAFKKLTVSPDVILCDGQGIAHPRRIGLASHLGVILKKPSVGCAKNKLCGTHALLPTAKGSWVDLLHEGQTLGVVYRSKTGVKPIYISPGHLIDIPSSIALVEMCLGKYRIPDPLRRAHALTKA from the coding sequence ATGCGCCTGGCGCTCGCTCTGAAACTTCAGCAAAAACTTGCTAAAAAGGTTATCATATGTCCTTTTGAAAAGCTGACATACCCAAGCGCAAAATCGCCTTCCTCACTTTTAATCGCAGCAACAGATTTGGGCATTCGCAAAGACTCTTTTACTGCGGCGATAGCCGTATATGAATTAACCATACACCCTGACAGATCGCCTAAACTGAATCTAGTTGAAGAAACTGTTCATGTAGGTGATGCCAAGTCTATTCGCTTTCCTTACGTGCCAGGTTTTCTTTCCTTCAGAGAAATTCCACCCCTTTTACAGGCATTTAAAAAACTTACCGTTTCACCCGATGTAATATTATGTGATGGGCAAGGAATCGCTCACCCTAGAAGAATTGGACTGGCAAGCCATCTCGGCGTTATCCTTAAAAAACCTTCTGTTGGATGTGCGAAAAACAAACTATGTGGAACTCACGCTTTATTACCAACCGCCAAAGGATCATGGGTCGATCTTTTGCACGAAGGGCAAACCCTAGGGGTCGTTTACAGATCCAAAACCGGTGTAAAGCCAATTTATATATCACCTGGACATCTCATAGACATCCCATCCAGCATAGCACTTGTTGAGATGTGCCTTGGAAAATACAGAATTCCGGACCCCCTGAGAAGAGCTCATGCTTTAACCAAAGCATGA
- the recA gene encoding recombinase RecA — protein sequence MSDDRQKVIDAALSQIEKQYGKGTIMRLGEKAHDASISVIPTGALSLDLALGTGGVPRGRIVEIYGPESSGKTTLALHIIAEAQKQGGVAAFVDAEHALDVNYAKRLGVNVEDLLISQPDYGEQALEIAEILVRSNAIDVIVIDSVAALVPQAEIEGDMGESHVGLQARLMSQALRKLVASINRSKTCVVFINQIRQKIGVTYGPSETTTGGNALKFYASIRLDIRRVGSVKEGNDIIGNRVRVKVAKNKLAPPFRETEFDILFQEGISKEADILDLATSLGIVNKSGAWYSYGETRLGQGRENARKFLKERKDILEEIEGKVRSIRSLPSAFTIIGSTSSNSLEAVEEE from the coding sequence ATGTCAGACGATCGGCAGAAAGTCATTGACGCAGCCTTGTCGCAGATAGAAAAACAATACGGCAAGGGCACAATCATGCGCCTTGGTGAAAAAGCCCATGACGCGAGCATTTCTGTAATACCAACCGGAGCGCTTTCTCTGGATCTTGCTCTGGGAACTGGTGGAGTTCCTCGAGGACGCATTGTAGAAATCTATGGACCAGAATCTTCAGGAAAAACTACCCTTGCTCTTCACATCATAGCGGAAGCCCAAAAACAGGGTGGGGTCGCAGCTTTTGTTGACGCCGAGCATGCGCTTGACGTTAATTATGCTAAACGGCTTGGAGTAAATGTTGAGGATCTCCTCATCAGCCAGCCCGACTATGGAGAACAGGCTCTTGAGATAGCAGAGATACTTGTCAGAAGCAATGCCATAGATGTCATCGTAATAGATTCGGTGGCAGCTCTTGTTCCGCAAGCAGAAATAGAAGGCGATATGGGCGAGAGCCATGTTGGGCTTCAAGCACGACTCATGAGTCAAGCTCTAAGAAAACTAGTGGCATCAATTAACCGTTCAAAAACCTGTGTGGTCTTCATAAATCAAATACGGCAAAAAATCGGGGTAACCTATGGTCCTTCTGAAACCACCACTGGAGGAAACGCTCTAAAATTCTACGCATCAATTCGGCTTGATATCAGACGTGTAGGATCCGTAAAGGAAGGAAATGATATTATTGGAAACAGAGTCCGAGTTAAGGTAGCTAAAAACAAACTTGCACCTCCATTTAGAGAAACAGAATTTGATATTCTCTTTCAGGAAGGCATATCAAAAGAAGCTGACATACTTGACCTTGCAACCAGTCTCGGCATAGTTAATAAATCAGGCGCATGGTATTCCTATGGTGAAACCAGACTCGGCCAGGGTCGTGAAAATGCTCGAAAGTTCTTAAAAGAGCGTAAAGACATTCTTGAAGAAATTGAAGGCAAGGTTCGATCCATACGATCGCTTCCGTCAGCTTTTACAATCATAGGTAGCACGAGTTCAAACAGTCTGGAAGCCGTTGAAGAGGAGTAA
- the alaS gene encoding alanine--tRNA ligase, translating to MERKKARKIRAEFLDFFRERGHTVVKSSSLIPKDDPTLLFTNAGMVQFKRCFLGEEKRSYTRATSSQKCMRAGGKHNDLENVGYTARHHTFFEMLGNFSFGDYFKKEAIEFAWHFLTENLGLPKDKLYATVHEGDQIMGIGPDEEARKLWARYLPENRILAFPTKDNFWMMGDTGPCGPCSEIIIDQGEAYGCGNPDCKPGCDCDRYLELWNLVFMQFNRKSDGSLEPLPKPSIDTGMGLERIAAVVQGMPSNYDTDLFAPIMARIEEISGHAYGTDKRHDVSIKVIADHARAATFLINDGVLPSNEGRGYVLRRVIRRALRHGRFLGLDRPFLYDVAPAVAETMADAYPEVVENLSYIQEVISHEEKRFSETLDFGLKLLHQEIERLQDAGQKEIPGELVFKLYDTYGFPTDIVTDMAKQLNFSVNLARYEELMTIQREQSRKSWKGSGEQLPAEAYREFVTEHGSTIFLGYTTTKARSRIMAIVCNGQMIEEASAGEQVEIVTRETPFYGESGGQVGDRGTIGGPKGIVDVNDTKKLPGDLIVHIAQIREGQIKVGDEVDLIVYEDLRRDTARHHTATHILHAVLRKVLGDHVRQAGSLVAPERFRFDFTHFKALTEEELQLIEDLVNEEIQRDRPVSVREMAFDEALSSGAIALFEEKYGDRVRLVEIAELSKELCGGTHTGRTSDIGMFFILEETSVAAGVRRIEAVAGRRAIETARNWRKLLKETANLVKSRLDDVPSRIEKLMEHQKLLEKEIERLKQSLIATKSQDILEQPQQIGNITAIIAEVDVEDPKRLREIYDRFKEKYLERSVLVLGSRHEGKALLLVGVSQDFTKTCHAGNMIKELAEIVGGRGGGRADMAQAGGTQPEKLPDALEKAKELIANMAR from the coding sequence ATGGAAAGAAAAAAGGCGAGGAAAATTCGAGCAGAATTTTTGGATTTTTTCAGGGAGAGAGGACACACGGTTGTAAAGAGTTCCTCACTTATCCCAAAAGATGACCCAACTCTTCTTTTTACAAATGCCGGCATGGTGCAGTTCAAAAGATGTTTTTTGGGCGAAGAGAAACGCTCTTACACCAGAGCAACATCCAGCCAAAAATGTATGAGAGCGGGTGGGAAACACAACGACCTTGAAAATGTTGGTTATACAGCTCGCCACCATACTTTTTTTGAGATGCTTGGGAACTTCTCTTTTGGAGACTACTTCAAAAAAGAAGCTATAGAATTTGCCTGGCATTTCCTCACAGAAAATCTTGGACTTCCAAAAGACAAACTATATGCCACAGTGCACGAAGGCGATCAGATTATGGGTATAGGTCCCGATGAAGAAGCTCGTAAACTGTGGGCTCGTTATCTTCCCGAAAACAGGATCCTCGCCTTTCCTACAAAAGATAACTTCTGGATGATGGGTGATACTGGACCGTGCGGTCCCTGCTCAGAAATCATCATAGATCAGGGTGAAGCCTACGGTTGTGGCAATCCGGATTGCAAGCCCGGCTGTGATTGCGACCGCTATCTTGAATTGTGGAACCTTGTTTTCATGCAATTTAATCGAAAATCAGACGGCTCCCTAGAACCTTTACCCAAACCCAGCATAGATACCGGTATGGGACTTGAGCGAATAGCCGCCGTGGTGCAAGGTATGCCGTCTAACTACGATACCGACCTTTTTGCCCCTATCATGGCCAGGATTGAAGAAATAAGCGGACATGCCTATGGAACCGATAAGCGCCACGATGTTTCTATAAAGGTTATCGCTGATCATGCTCGAGCTGCCACTTTTCTGATAAACGATGGAGTCCTTCCATCTAACGAAGGTCGGGGTTATGTTTTACGTAGAGTCATCCGCCGAGCTCTAAGGCATGGACGATTCCTGGGACTTGACAGACCGTTCCTTTACGATGTCGCCCCGGCTGTAGCAGAAACTATGGCTGATGCGTATCCCGAAGTTGTGGAAAATCTTTCTTACATTCAGGAAGTTATCTCCCACGAAGAAAAAAGATTCAGTGAGACTCTAGACTTTGGACTAAAACTCCTTCACCAAGAAATTGAACGCCTACAGGATGCCGGACAAAAAGAAATCCCCGGGGAACTTGTTTTCAAACTATACGATACTTACGGATTCCCAACCGATATAGTAACCGACATGGCAAAACAACTGAACTTCTCTGTAAACCTTGCACGTTACGAAGAACTTATGACTATTCAGCGAGAGCAATCCAGAAAATCGTGGAAGGGGAGCGGAGAACAGTTACCCGCTGAGGCTTACAGAGAATTTGTTACCGAACATGGATCAACGATCTTCCTTGGTTACACAACCACTAAAGCCCGAAGCCGCATTATGGCTATCGTCTGCAATGGACAAATGATTGAAGAAGCTTCAGCCGGCGAACAGGTTGAAATTGTAACTCGGGAAACCCCCTTTTATGGAGAATCGGGCGGACAGGTTGGAGACAGAGGAACTATTGGAGGACCAAAAGGCATCGTTGACGTAAACGACACGAAAAAGCTACCGGGTGATTTAATTGTTCACATTGCTCAAATTCGAGAAGGTCAGATAAAAGTTGGAGATGAAGTTGATCTTATCGTTTATGAAGATTTGCGCCGTGATACGGCTCGACACCATACTGCAACTCACATTCTACATGCCGTGCTAAGAAAAGTGTTGGGAGATCACGTCCGCCAGGCTGGATCTTTGGTTGCGCCGGAACGATTCCGGTTCGACTTTACCCATTTTAAGGCTCTCACGGAAGAAGAACTTCAATTAATTGAAGATCTCGTAAATGAAGAAATCCAAAGAGATAGACCTGTCAGCGTTAGAGAAATGGCATTCGATGAGGCACTTTCGTCAGGAGCTATTGCACTTTTTGAGGAAAAGTATGGTGATCGTGTAAGACTTGTGGAAATTGCCGAACTAAGCAAAGAACTCTGCGGCGGCACACATACAGGCAGGACATCTGACATAGGCATGTTCTTTATTCTAGAAGAAACAAGCGTTGCTGCGGGGGTTCGGAGAATAGAAGCAGTCGCAGGTAGAAGGGCCATCGAAACTGCTAGAAACTGGAGAAAACTTCTTAAAGAAACCGCAAATCTTGTAAAAAGCAGGTTAGATGATGTACCCAGTCGTATCGAAAAGCTCATGGAACATCAAAAGCTACTTGAAAAGGAAATAGAACGTCTAAAGCAAAGCCTTATTGCAACTAAATCTCAAGATATTCTAGAGCAGCCTCAGCAGATCGGAAACATTACAGCTATCATTGCCGAAGTGGATGTTGAAGATCCCAAAAGACTACGCGAAATATACGATAGATTTAAAGAAAAATATCTAGAAAGAAGCGTGCTTGTATTGGGAAGCCGTCATGAAGGAAAGGCACTGCTTCTGGTGGGGGTTTCACAAGACTTTACTAAAACATGCCACGCTGGAAACATGATAAAGGAACTTGCTGAAATTGTTGGAGGGCGCGGTGGAGGACGAGCTGATATGGCACAGGCCGGGGGAACTCAACCTGAAAAACTCCCCGATGCCTTAGAAAAAGCTAAAGAACTTATAGCCAATATGGCGCGATAG
- a CDS encoding vitamin B12-dependent ribonucleotide reductase has product MAVTTAKDSLSTNTMTHNKSLLPSYLEPMPTSVSLSSNALVVLKKRYLAKNEQGEIIETPEELFWRVARSIAKADAIYGKSKTEIAKTEAKFYALMTKGYFLPNSPTLMNAGRSLGQLSACFVLPVEDSMEGIFDAVKCAALIHKSGGGTGFSFSRLRPKGDIVGSTSGVASGPVSFMMVFDTATEVIKQGGRRRGANMGILRVDHPDIEEFITCKEDNSRFTNFNISVAITDEFMAALESDGFYSLVNPRTGERVKELKAREIFDRIVEAAWRNGEPGVVFIDRVNKSNPTPHLGQIESTNPCGEQPLFPYESCNLGSINLAKMCKRKGDKMVVDYDRLRNVVWDAVHFLDNVIDVNKYPLPEIERMTLMNRKIGLGVMGWADLLIQLEIPYDSPEAEKLAEEVMSFIQTESKKASAELAKERGNFPSYKGSIWDNPETPYMRNATTTTIAPTGSISIIAGCSSGIEPIFAVAFVRRVLDGTELVEVNEHFERIAKERGFYTEELMRKIAETGRLEDVEVPDDTRLIFKTAHDISPEWHVRIQAAFQRHVDNAVSKTINFRNTATVDDVRKAYLLAYSLGCKGITVYRDGSREQQVLSAGKKQESTPKTTVQCGPIQVEPRPRPEVTQGVTVRINTGCGKLYVTINEDEYGICEVFAQMGKAGGCAYSQIEATGRLISLALRSGVKVESIIKQLMGIRCPSPAWQNGSSVLSCSDAIARALREYVEGKTRQKIAGIQEASSKIGCLSHTTVSDSNMLLDENSISLLTYEIISKGRCPSEQMGACPECGGAVEHEGGCIVCRSCGFSRCD; this is encoded by the coding sequence GTGGCAGTAACGACGGCAAAAGATAGCTTGTCCACAAACACGATGACGCACAATAAATCGCTTCTGCCATCTTATCTTGAACCAATGCCGACATCTGTAAGTCTATCCTCTAACGCTCTTGTCGTGCTCAAAAAACGCTATCTAGCCAAAAACGAACAGGGTGAAATCATCGAAACGCCCGAAGAACTTTTCTGGCGTGTAGCCCGCTCCATTGCAAAAGCTGACGCCATTTATGGAAAGTCCAAAACCGAAATTGCTAAAACCGAAGCTAAATTTTATGCTTTAATGACAAAAGGCTACTTTCTTCCCAATTCTCCAACTCTTATGAATGCTGGGCGAAGCCTTGGGCAGCTTTCAGCATGCTTTGTTCTGCCTGTAGAAGATTCTATGGAGGGCATTTTTGATGCCGTAAAATGTGCCGCATTAATCCACAAATCTGGTGGTGGAACCGGTTTTAGCTTCTCTCGTCTTCGTCCCAAAGGAGATATTGTTGGTTCAACGTCCGGAGTCGCTTCAGGTCCTGTTTCCTTCATGATGGTTTTCGACACTGCTACAGAAGTTATCAAACAGGGAGGACGTCGCCGAGGTGCCAATATGGGCATCCTTCGGGTGGATCATCCAGATATTGAAGAATTTATCACCTGCAAGGAAGACAACAGCCGTTTTACCAATTTCAACATATCAGTTGCTATAACCGATGAATTCATGGCGGCATTGGAATCAGACGGCTTTTACAGCCTAGTAAACCCTAGAACTGGGGAAAGGGTAAAAGAATTAAAAGCAAGAGAAATTTTCGACCGTATTGTGGAAGCTGCCTGGCGAAATGGAGAACCCGGTGTTGTGTTCATAGATCGCGTAAATAAGTCAAATCCCACTCCACATCTAGGACAAATTGAGTCAACAAATCCATGCGGCGAACAGCCGCTTTTTCCATACGAGTCCTGCAATCTTGGGTCCATAAATCTCGCCAAAATGTGCAAGCGTAAAGGCGACAAAATGGTTGTTGATTATGATAGGTTACGTAACGTAGTCTGGGATGCGGTTCATTTCCTGGATAACGTCATCGACGTCAACAAATACCCTCTACCCGAAATCGAACGCATGACTCTTATGAATCGAAAAATTGGACTGGGGGTAATGGGCTGGGCTGATCTTCTTATTCAGCTGGAAATACCCTACGATTCTCCTGAAGCCGAAAAGCTCGCTGAAGAAGTGATGAGTTTTATTCAGACGGAGTCCAAGAAGGCTTCTGCAGAGCTAGCAAAGGAGCGAGGTAATTTCCCGAGCTATAAAGGCTCCATATGGGATAACCCTGAGACGCCTTACATGAGAAACGCTACTACTACCACCATAGCCCCAACTGGTTCCATTTCAATCATTGCAGGATGCTCCAGCGGCATTGAGCCTATATTTGCCGTAGCTTTCGTAAGAAGGGTTCTGGACGGGACGGAGCTTGTGGAGGTAAATGAACACTTCGAACGAATTGCGAAAGAGCGCGGATTTTACACCGAGGAACTCATGCGAAAAATTGCCGAAACAGGACGCCTGGAAGATGTAGAAGTGCCGGATGACACTAGACTTATCTTCAAAACAGCTCATGACATATCACCCGAATGGCACGTGCGTATTCAAGCAGCCTTTCAGCGTCACGTAGACAATGCTGTGTCGAAAACCATCAATTTCCGAAACACGGCTACAGTGGATGATGTGAGAAAAGCCTATCTTCTGGCCTACTCTCTAGGCTGTAAGGGAATTACAGTTTACAGAGATGGTAGCCGTGAACAACAGGTGCTTTCCGCGGGCAAAAAACAGGAATCAACCCCTAAAACCACAGTCCAATGTGGACCTATTCAAGTTGAACCTCGTCCCAGACCAGAGGTCACTCAAGGCGTTACAGTTAGAATCAATACAGGCTGTGGCAAACTCTACGTCACCATTAATGAAGACGAATACGGCATCTGTGAAGTGTTTGCTCAGATGGGCAAAGCTGGTGGATGCGCCTATTCTCAGATAGAAGCCACAGGAAGGCTTATTTCTCTTGCTTTGCGTTCTGGTGTAAAGGTTGAATCTATTATTAAGCAGCTAATGGGTATCCGTTGCCCTTCACCGGCTTGGCAAAATGGTAGCAGTGTATTGTCGTGCTCGGACGCTATTGCCAGAGCTCTCAGAGAATATGTAGAGGGAAAGACCAGACAAAAGATCGCAGGAATTCAAGAAGCGTCCAGTAAAATAGGCTGTCTCTCACACACTACGGTGAGCGATAGCAATATGCTTTTAGATGAAAACTCCATATCCCTGTTGACATACGAAATAATTAGTAAAGGACGATGCCCAAGCGAGCAAATGGGTGCATGTCCTGAATGCGGCGGGGCTGTCGAACACGAAGGAGGATGTATAGTTTGCAGATCCTGTGGATTCTCAAGATGTGACTAA
- a CDS encoding DegQ family serine endoprotease, with amino-acid sequence MIKKVLVGMCIGILTWILPLKGNCSWPFAGGSQAPASFADLVEKVRKSVVNISTTQVIKDHPLQPFFGPDSPFRDFFGDDFFKRFFGDMPKQTFKTHSLGSGFVISSEGYILTNNHVVEKAQEIKIKLENGKEYEAKVVGKDPKTDIALLQVKPDKDFPEPAVLGDSNTIRVGDWVIAVGNPFGLGHTVTAGIISAKGRIIGAGPYDDFIQTDAAINPGNSGGPLFNMKGEVIGINTAIVARGQGIGFAIPINMAKDLLPQLKKGKVIRGWIGVMIQDVTPEIAKSFGLETPKGALVADVISNGPADKAGIQRGDIITNYNGNEVEDYHAFSRMVANTPPGTKVKIQLVRDKQIKTVEVTIGTMPEGEVKLSEKESPLGDKVKGWGISVQNITPEIARQFGWNELETGVVVTGIEEGSPAEESKLRPGDLIKEINRRKIQNVRDFKQAIDSAKKTESLVLLVKRGDHTFYVVLPPFESQK; translated from the coding sequence ATGATAAAAAAAGTTTTGGTAGGAATGTGTATAGGGATTCTGACATGGATCCTACCGCTTAAAGGCAATTGTTCCTGGCCCTTTGCCGGCGGCTCACAGGCTCCAGCTTCTTTTGCTGACCTAGTAGAAAAAGTTAGAAAGTCAGTTGTTAACATATCCACTACCCAGGTAATTAAAGACCATCCTCTTCAGCCTTTTTTTGGTCCCGACTCACCGTTTAGAGATTTCTTTGGTGATGATTTTTTCAAACGATTTTTTGGGGATATGCCAAAACAAACTTTCAAAACCCACTCTCTAGGCTCAGGTTTTGTAATAAGTTCTGAAGGTTATATTTTAACCAACAATCACGTTGTTGAAAAAGCTCAGGAAATAAAAATAAAGCTAGAAAACGGCAAAGAGTATGAAGCAAAGGTTGTGGGTAAAGATCCAAAAACAGATATTGCCCTTTTGCAAGTAAAACCCGACAAGGATTTTCCAGAACCGGCTGTTTTAGGCGATTCAAATACTATTCGAGTAGGGGATTGGGTTATCGCGGTTGGAAACCCCTTTGGGTTGGGGCATACGGTAACTGCGGGTATCATCAGTGCGAAAGGACGTATAATTGGAGCAGGCCCCTATGATGATTTCATCCAAACCGATGCTGCTATCAATCCTGGAAATAGCGGCGGACCTCTTTTCAACATGAAAGGAGAAGTTATAGGCATAAACACTGCCATTGTTGCTAGAGGTCAAGGAATTGGCTTTGCTATCCCGATTAATATGGCCAAAGACCTTCTCCCGCAACTTAAAAAGGGAAAGGTTATCCGAGGCTGGATAGGCGTTATGATCCAGGATGTTACACCCGAAATCGCCAAATCCTTTGGCCTTGAAACCCCTAAAGGAGCTCTCGTTGCTGACGTAATTTCCAACGGACCAGCAGATAAGGCTGGTATTCAAAGAGGTGACATAATAACAAACTACAATGGTAACGAAGTTGAGGACTACCACGCCTTTTCGAGAATGGTGGCCAACACTCCACCTGGCACAAAGGTGAAGATACAGTTGGTAAGGGATAAACAGATTAAAACTGTCGAAGTCACAATTGGAACGATGCCCGAGGGTGAAGTCAAACTTTCTGAAAAGGAATCCCCCCTGGGAGACAAGGTAAAAGGATGGGGAATTTCTGTGCAAAATATTACTCCAGAAATTGCCAGACAATTTGGATGGAATGAATTAGAAACAGGCGTTGTAGTTACAGGAATTGAAGAAGGAAGTCCGGCCGAAGAATCTAAGCTAAGACCTGGGGATCTCATCAAAGAAATAAATCGACGTAAGATTCAAAATGTGCGTGATTTTAAACAGGCTATCGATAGTGCTAAAAAGACAGAAAGTCTTGTGTTGCTTGTCAAGAGAGGAGATCACACTTTCTATGTAGTATTACCACCTTTTGAGTCACAAAAATAA